The genomic region AGGAAGCGCCCGGCCAGCGCACCGAAGTAAGCGGCCCCACCGACATGGGCCTGAGCCTTATGGAGCTGCTCAAGGCCAGCGGCTACGACATTCAGGCTACCTGCGGCGGCATGGCGCTGTGCGGCACCTGCCACATTGAGGTGCTGGCCGGCCCGGCCCTCGACGAGCCCTCCGACGACGAGCTGGCCATGCTGGAAAGCCTGCCGGTGATGAGCCAGGGCAGCCGCCTCTCCTGCCAGATCCGCCTCACCGAGCGCCTCGACGGCCTAGTGCTGCGCCTGATGCCCCAGAATACCTAGGCTGCCAGCCGCAATTTGCGGCCGGCCGGCGGCGTTAGGCTGCTGATGGCTACAACTACTTTTACTCGTGATATCCTGTACCGCGGCCTGCTGGGCTGCGGTTTTTTATTGCTCAGTTCCAGCGGCAGCGCCTTGGCGCAGCGCGAAACAGAGCTGAACATTAGTGGGGGAGCTTCCCTGACACACCCCGCCATGGAGCGGCAGAACCTGACCAGACAGTTCCGGACGGTAGGCCGCTTCAATACCGGAGCCGCGCTGCGCTTGGTAATGCCGCTGAATGCACGGCTGGGGGTGGGCTTTGAGCAGCGCGTTACAGGGCTGCCCCAAAGTGTGCGGTACGGCACCCGCAGCACCGGCTTCAGATCCGGCGGCGGGAATAACACGGTGCATCAGTCAGGGCTAAGCTTGCGCATCTATGATATATGGAGACCGGGGCCGCGCTTCGGGCTGGATATGGCCCTAACTGGTTCCTACGCGTGGCTAGATGGATGGCGCTCCTCCTCCTATGAAGGCCCACTCTGGTACATCGACGCTACTCAGCTGCCGCAACCCGGCATTCCACTGGTGCTGGTGCGCGAAACCGAACGGCGCGGAACCGCCATGGCCGGCGTGGAGGCGCTGTTGCGCTACGAGCTGGGGTTGCGCCATATGCTACTGCTCACGGCAACCTACCAGCGGGGCCTGGGCCCGCTCGAAGAAATCAACTCCACCAAGCTGGAATATATTGATGACAACGGC from Hymenobacter canadensis harbors:
- a CDS encoding 2Fe-2S iron-sulfur cluster-binding protein → MTEDVRVYVEEAPGQRTEVSGPTDMGLSLMELLKASGYDIQATCGGMALCGTCHIEVLAGPALDEPSDDELAMLESLPVMSQGSRLSCQIRLTERLDGLVLRLMPQNT